Below is a genomic region from Leptotrichia shahii.
AGGAAGAAATCGGATATGATGAATTTTTAAGAAGAACTTGGGAATGGAAGGAAAAACATGGCGGACTAATTACAAAGCAGCTTAGAAAGCTGGGAGTTTCATTAGATTGGACAAGAGAGAGATTTACTATGGATGAAGGGCTTTCAGAAGCTGTAAAAGAAGTTTTTGTAAAACTTTATAATGACGGGCTTATTTATCGTGGAGAATATATTGTAAACTGGTGTCCGCATGATAAAACGGCTTTGGCTGATGATGAAGTTAATCACATTGACAAAAAAGGAAAAATCTGGGAAATCAAATATAGAATTAAAGATACCGATGACTACGTTATTATTGCGACAACAAGACCTGAAACAATGTTAGGAGATACAGGGGTTGCAGTAAATCCAAACGATGACAGATACAAGCATTTAATTGGAAAGAAAGTTATTTTGCCGTTGATGAATAGGGAAATTCCAGTTGTTGCAGATGAATATGTGGATATGGAATTTGGAACTGGAGTAGTAAAAATGACACCTTCGCATGATCCTAACGACTTTGAAGTGGCAAAAAGAACTGGACTTGAATTTATAAATATTTTTACAGAGGATGCACATGTAAATTCAAATGGTGGAAAATACGAAGGATTGGAAAGATTTGCGGCTAGGAAAGCGATCTTGGCTGATTTAGAGGCTGAAGGACTGCTGGTTGGTACAAAAGAGCATAGTCATGCTGTGGGTCATTGTTATAGATGTGATTCGATTATTGAGCCAAGAGTTTCGACTCAATGGTTTGTAAAAATGGAACCTCTTGCGAAAAGAGCGTTGGAAGTTGTAAAAAATGGACAAATTCAAATTACTCCAAAAAGATGGGAAAAAGTTTATTACAACTGGCTTGAAAATATTAGAGACTGGACTATTTCTAGACAAATTTGGTGGGGACACAGAATTCCCGCATATTATGCTGAAGACGGAACAGTTTTTGTAGCCAAAAGTTTGGAAGAGGCAGAAGCACAGGCACATGAAAAATTTGGAAAAGATGTTAATTTGACAGAAGAAACAGATGTGCTTGATACTTGGTTTTCATCAGCATTGTGGCCATTTTCGACATTAGGCTGGCCAGATAAGACTCCAGATTTGGAAAAGTTCTTCCCAACAAATGCGTTAGTAACAGGAGCGGACATTTTATTCTTCTGGGTAGCAAGAATGGTTATGATGAGCTTGTATATAAATGATGAAATTCCGTTTAGCTATGTATATCTGCATGGAATCATAAGAGATGAAAAAGGCAGAAAAATGAGTAAATCTTTGGGAAATTCGCCTGATCCGCTTGATTTGATAGCAAAATACGGAGCAGATGCAATAAGATTTAGCTTTTTATACAATACTTCACAAGGGCAGGATATACATTTTTCAGAAAAACTGCTTGAAATGGGTTCAACTTTTGCAAATAAAGTCTGGAATGCATCAAGATTTGTATTATCAAATTTAGAAGATTTTGATGTTTCAACAACTTCAGATAATTTAGAATTTAAACTTGAAGATAAATGGGTTTTATCAAAATTACAGACTGCTTCCAAATTAATTAATGAAAATATGGAAAAATATGAGCTAGATGCCGCTGCAAAATTAGCTTATGAATTTTTCCGTGGAGATTTCTGTGACTGGTATGTGGAAGTTGCCAAAACACGTGTTTATGGACAGGAAGGCAGTGATAAAGTTGTGGCACAATGGGTTTTAAGACATGTTCTTGATAAGGGGTTAAAAATGCTGCATCCATTTATGCCATTTATTACAGAGGAAATTTGGCAGAAATTACAAACTGGCGAAGAAACAATTATGTTATCAAATTTTCCAAAAGAGGAAAAAGAGTTTATAAATATTGATACTGAAAAGGAATTTGACTGTCTGAAGGAAATCATTTCGGCAATTAGAAATATTCGTGGAGAAGCAAATGTTTCGCCAGCTAAGAAAATTGAAGTTATTTTCAAAACGGTTGATGAAAATGCAAAAAATATTTTACAAAATAATGCTAAAATACTAGATAAATTGGCAAATGTTGAAAAATATAAATTTGATGCCCAAATTCCAAAATTAGTAGGATTTAGGTTAGTTGACACAACTGAAATTTATGTGCCACTTGCTGATTTGATTGATTTAGATAAGGAAATTGAAAAATTAGAAAAAAGTATTGAAAAAGTACAAAAGGATTTGGACAGAACCTTAAATAAGTTGTCTAACGAAAATTTTGTTAAAAGGGCAAAACCTGAAGCTGTGGAAAAGGAAAAGAGAATTAAAGAAGAGCTTGAAAATAAAATTGCCAAACTGACAGAATCAATAAATTTATATAAATAATTTTTTTGGACAAGAGCATTATTTTATGCTCTTGTTTTAAAATTTATAAAATTTTTATGAAAATTATCATAAAAAAAGTTGCAAAATTAAAATTATGTTGTAAAATATATTAATACTAAATTCTATTTAAAAAATAAAAAAGTTTAAAGGGAGGAAATATGAAAAAGTTATTAGTATTAGTTTTGACGGCATTAGCTTTGAGTTCGTGTTTATCTGCAGGAATAGGAATAGGAACTGGAAGAATACACGGTGGAGTTGGAATGTACTTTTAAAGATTGGAGATTAAATTTATGAAAAAAATATTTATTATAGCGATGGTTTTATTTGCTATTACTGCTTGTAGCAGTGCAGATGGAAAAGGGAAAAATTCAATTAATATTGGTGTTGGATTTTCGGGACTTTAAAATTTTATAATCAAAATTTAAAAAATTGCATTTATTAGAATTTTAGAGGCTAAAGGAGAAAAAGGAGAGTTTAAAATGGGAGCATTATTTTGGGCAATTCTATCAGGAATAACAGCCATTTTGGAAATAATTATTCCAGGGCTTGTGACAATTTGGTTTGCACTTTCAGCTTTAATTGTAATGTTTCTTGCAAATTTTATTAAAGATTCATTGATACAGTTTTTAATATTTGCTGTACTTTCGGTAATTTTCCTAATTTTTACACGTCCAGTTTTAAGAAGATACATTGAATTGCAAAGAAAGACAAACTTTGATGCAAGTATGAAGGGAACAGATGTAAAAATTGAGAAAGTAGTGGATACTAAAAAGGCTGAAAAGGAATATGAAGTGAAGTTTAAAGGCTCTATTTGGACTGGAATAAGTGAAGAAATATTATCAAGTGGAGAAATCGTGAAAATTAAAGGATTTAAAGGAAATAAAATAATTTTAGAAAAAAATAAGTAGTTATAAAAAATAAAAAATAGGAGGTAGAATTATGTGGGCTTTACCAATAGTAGTAATTCTTATTGTAATTGCATTAATTTATATTTTAAAATCAATAAAGATCGTACCTGAATCACGTGTGCTTATTGTGGAAAAATTGGGAAAATATGACAGATCTTTAAGTTCGGGACTTAGTTTTCTGAATCCGTTTTTTGACAGAGTTGCAAGAAGCGTATCGCTAAAGGAACAAGTTGTTGACTTTCCACCTCAGCCAGTTATTACAAAGGATAATGCGACAATGCAAATTGATACAGTTGTTTATTTTCAAATAACTGATCCAAAATTGTATACTTATGGAGTGGAAAGACCACTCTCAGCAATTGAAAATTTGACAGCTACAACATTGAGAAATATTATAGGAGATATGACAGTTGACCAGACATTGACTTCAAGAGATATTATTAATACAAAAATGAGACAGGAATTAGATGATGCGACAGACCCTTGGGGAATAAAGGTAAATCGTGTAGAATTAAAGAGTATTTTGCCACCAGCCGATATTCGTGTTGCAATGGAAAAGGAAATGAAAGCTGAACGTGAAAAAAGAGCAAATATTTTGGAAGCTCAAGCTAAAAGAGAAGCTGCAATATTGGTTGCTGAAGGAGAAAAACAGGCTGCTATTTTAAGAGCTGAAGCTAAAAAGGAACAACAGATAAAAGAAGCAGAAGGAGAAGCAGAAGCTATTTTATCTGTTCAAAGGGCAAAAGCAGAAGCATTGAGGCTATTAAATGAAGCTGCGCCAACAAAGGAAGTATTGTCATTAAGGGGAATGGAAACTTTTGAAAAAGTGGCAGATGGGAAAGCAACAAAAATCATTATTCCAAGTGAATTGCAAAATTTGGCTGGAATGGTTACAGCAGTTTCAGAGCTTGTTAAAAAAGATAAGGATGTTGAAAAATAGGTTTTGTATGGGAAGTGTAATTTTTTTTACAGACTTGAAAATCTAAAAAAATGTGGTACACTTAAAGTATAAGGCTGTTCATTTTTTAATTTTTAAAAAACTTTTTAAAGTGAATACATAAAAATATATTTCAATAGAAGGAGGTTTAAAATGGTAGGAATTATCGTTGCAAGTCACGGTGAATTTGCCGCTGGTATAAAACAGTCAGCATCAATGATTCTGGGTGAAGCGGAATTACTTGAATCAGTCGTTTTTATGCCAAGTGAAGGTCCGGATGACTTATATAAAAAAATTCAAGATGCCATTGCAAAACTAGGAACAGAAGAAGTTCTATTTTTAGTTGATTTATGGGGAGGAAGTCCATTTAATCAATCTAATCGTTTTTTTGAAGAGGATCCTGATAAGAGAGCGATTGTTGCGGGTCTTAACTTGCCAATGTTACTTGCGGCATTGTCAGAAAGAGAAGATCTTGACACAGCACATGAAGTAGCAAAAGCTATTGTTCCAGAAGGAAAAGATCAGGTTAGGGTGCGTCCTGAAGATTTACAGCCAAAAGAAGAAGCTCCAAAAGCTGCAGCACAAGATAATATGCCAAAAGGTGCAATTCCAGCAGGAACAGTTATTGGAGACGGAAAAATCAAATTTGTGCTAGCACGTATTGATACACGTTTACTACATGGACAAGTTGCGACAAGCTGGACAAAGGCAACTAATCCAAACAGAATAATCGTAGTTTCAGACACAGTTTCAAAAGATGAATTACGTAAAAAATTAATTGAACAGGCAGCACCTCCAGGGGTACGTGCACATGTTATTCCGCTTGATAAATTGGTGGAAGTTTCAAAAGACCCAAGATTTGGAAATACAAAAGCGTTATTATTATTTGAAAATCCTCAAGATGCACTTTATGTAATTGAAAGAGGTGTTGACATTAAAGAATTGAATGTAGGGTCAATGGCTCATTCTGTTGGAAAAGTTATGGTCAATAATGTACTTTCAATGGATCAAAATGATGTTGAAACTTACAAGAAACTTAGAGATTTAGGTGTACAATTTGATGTTAGAAAAGTTGCCGCTGATAAACGTGCAGACTTATTTAAATTAATTTCAGAAAAAGCAAATGAAGGATTAAAACTTTAATTTTAGGAGGATATTATGGATTTTAATATTTTAGCAATCATTTTAATATTAATTGTCGCATTTTTAGCAGGAATGGAAGGTATCCTTGATCAATTTCAATTCCATCAGCCAATTATTGCATGTTCATTAGTTGGTCTTGCGACAGGACACATGAAAGAATGTATTATGTTAGGTGGGGCATTGCAGTTAATGGCTCTAGGTTGGGCAAATGTAGGGGCAGCAGTTGCTCCAGATGCTGCACTTGCCTCAGTAGCTTCAGCAATTATTTTTGTTAAAGCAGGAAAATTTGATGCTGCAGGTCAAAATGTAGCAATTGGTACGGCAATTGCACTTGCAACAGCTGGATTAGTTTTAACTATGGTTGTTCGTACTTTATCAGTAGTTATTGTTCACCAAGCTGACAGAGAAGCAGAAAAAGGTAATTTTAAAGGAGTAGAGTTCTGGCATATGGTAGCACTTGTATGTCAAGGATTACGTATCGCTATACCTGCTTTACTATTATTATTTATACCTTCTCACATTATTCAGCACGCTCTTAATTCATTACCGAAATGGTTTACTGACGGAATGACTATCGGTGGTGGATTTGTAGTTGCAGTAGGGTATGCAATGGTTATTAACCTTATGGCAAACAAGGAAGTATGGCCTTTCTTCTTCCTAGGATTTGCAATTGCACCATTAAATGAACTTACACTAATTGCCACAGGAATTATAGGTGTATGTGCAGCTATTATTTACTTAAATGTTACAAGTAATGGTGGCGGTGGTAACAATGGCGGAGGAAATGGAGGTTCATCAGCTTCAGGAGATCCACTAGGTGACATCTTAAATGACTATTAATCTAAGGAGGAATAAGAAATGTCAGAAGACAGAATAAAATTATCAAATGATAAAATAAAACTATCAAAAGCTGATCGTCGTAGTGTAATGCTTCGTTCTCAATTTTTACAAGGTTCTTGGAATTACGAACGTATGCAAAATGGAGGTTGGGCTTATTCATTAATTCCAGCATTGAAAAAATTATATCCAAATAAAGATGATGCAGCGGCAGCTTTAAAAAGACACTTGGAATTTTTTAACACACACCCATATATAGCTTCACCAATTTTAGGAGTAACTTTAGCGTTGGAAGAAGAAAGAGCTAACGGGGCGGCAATAGATGATGCGGCTATTCAAGGGGTAAAAGTAGGAATGATGGGACCGCTTGCGGGAATAGGAGATCCTGTGTTCTGGTTTACAATACGTCCAATTTTAGGAGCAATTGCAGCTTCTCTTGCAACAAGCGGTTCAGTTATTGCACCATTATTCTTTTTCATAATTTGGAATGTGATTCGTATCGCTTTCTTATGGCACACTCAAGAGTTTGGTTATAAAAAAGGTTCAGAAATAACAAAGGATTTATCAGGTGGATTATTACAAACAATAACTAAAGGAGCATCTATTTTAGGTATGTTCATTATGGGTATTCTAGTTCAACGTTGGATTACAATTAAATTCCCAAGAGTTATATCAAGAGTTCCACTAGCTGATGGAGCTTATATAAAATTTCCAAATGGCTCAGTAACTGGTCCTCAATTACAAAAAATTCTTACAGATTTTGGAAAAAAATTATCACTTTCAAATACTCAAATAACAACTTTGCAAGATAACCTAGATAAATTAGTTCCAGGATTGGCAGCATTATTATTGACTTTCCTATGTATGTGGCTGCTTAAGAAAAAAGTCAGTCCAATCTTAATTATCTTTGGATTATTCCTAGTTGGAATTGTGGGACATGTAGTTGGAATATTTTAAAAATATAAATTGTCAAAAATTTGATTTTATATAATTAAAAGTTTATGTATAAGAAAAAAGTTGGAACTAAGAATCCAACTTTTTTAATAATTTGTAATAAAAATTAAAAATGAAGAAATGAGGAAGTAAAATTGGCTATTTCAATGAATACAAAAGTACTATTCACAACAAAGGCAAATTCCTTATCTGGAATGATTGGAAATAAAAATGGCGATGTGCTTGTGGGAGATAAGGCTTTTGAATTTTACAATTCAAGAAATCCTGAAGATTATATTCAAATTCCGTGGGATGAAATTGTGAGAGTAAGAGCGCAGTTGTTCTTTAAAGATAAGTATATTCGTGGATTTTTTATTGACACTAAAAGTACTGGCTCGTATAACTTTGTTGTAAAAAATGCGGGAAAAACGTTAAAAACAATGCGTGATTTTCTAGGAAATGAAAAAATTGTGAGAAATAAACCTGTATTATCGTTAAAAAGGGTTTTTGAATGGTTTGGCAGAAAAAAATGAAAAAAAGATTTTAAAGTTTTGTTTATATTTTCTATCTTTTTAATCTTATTTAATATTTTTTCTGGTTATAGTATTTATAAAAAAGCATCGACTGAGGAATTACCTTAAACGAAAGTGACATAAAAAATGGGATAATTCAGTAGTTCCGAATAGTTTTGAAATATCTATATTTTAGAAAAAATTTTTTACAAAAAATATTAAAAGAATAGAAAATAGTAAGAATACTTTTTTGCAGAAAAACTTTGTTATTATAGATTTTCAAATAAAGATTATAAAAAAGACGAATGTTACTATTTTAATTAGCAAAGTTGCTTGATAATTTGTGGCATTTTAAATTTAATAGAAAATTTAAAAAAAAATTTTTAGCAAGGGATTTTATTCCCTTGTTATTTTTGTAAACTATAAGTTACTAAGCAATTTATGAAGGATTTTTAAAAAAATATTTGTAAAATTTATGGAAAAAACTTTTTAAAAATGATACAATACTTTAAAAAGGAAAAGAATATTTTCAAATTTTATTTTTAAGAGGTATTTATTATGGAAAAATTGGAAAATAGTAAGGTAAATAAAAAAAATAAAGTAGAAAAAGTTAGAATTATAAAAAGTGGATATGGAAATGAGGATTTGTTAAAGGATTTTTATAATTATTTGAAGGAAAGAAATATTCAAGAAGTTTTTGGTGTGGAACAGGCTGATCTTATAATTTCACTTGGTGGAGATGGGACAATGCTTATTGCAGCAAAGGAGGCTATTAGAGGGAATATCCCTGTGCTTGCGATAAATATGGGATCCCTTGGATATCTCGCCGAAGTTAAGCCGCAAGAGGCTGTACAAATGATGCAGGATTATGAAAATGGAAATTATAAGACTGAGGAAAGATCATTTCTTAAAGTAAAGTATGAAGATAATGTTTTTTATGCGTTAAATGAACTTGTAATTACAAAAGGTGGACATGAAGCTCATCTAATACAGGTTGAAGTTTATTCAAATGATGCTTTTGTAAATAAATATAGAGCTGATGGAATAATAGTTGCGACTCCTACAGGTTCTACTGCCTACTCGCTTTCAGCTGGCGGTTCAATCGTTCATCCAGGGCTAAATGCTCTAACAATTACACCACTTGCTCCACAAAGTTTAACAGCACGTCCAATAATTGTAAATGGATGTGAAGTGCTTAGTTTTAAGGCGACTTCCAGAGACGATGCAGTTCATTTGAATATTGACGGAAATCAATGGTTTCAGATTAAAAAAGGAGACTTAATATCTGCAAGAATATCAAATAAAAAAGTTAAAATAATAAAACCTGTAAATAGCGATTACTACAGTATTTTACGGCAAAAATTAAAATGGGGAGATTCTGTTTTATAATTAATAATATAAAAAAATAGAAACTATATCTTATTTATTTGGTAATAAGAAATTTTATTCTTTTGATAAATAAAATAAATAAAGAATTTTAAAAAATTTACTATTAAAATGACAGATAGTATAAAAAATATTTTTACATCGTTTCTACTTTTTATTATACTTATAAGAATAGTATGCTGAACATAATAGTTTAAAGAAAGGCTTTGGAAAAATAAAATGGTGAAAGGGAAAAAATGCTAAGGGAATTAAGATTAAATAATTTAGCAATAATAAAAAATCTGGATTTGGAATTTAATGAAAAATTTATTGCAATGACTGGAGAAACAGGAGCAGGAAAATCAATTATCCTAAATGGAATATCGTTATTAATTGGTGAAAGAAGTCATACGGATATGATTAGAAATGGTGCGCAAAGCCTTTTTGCAGAAGGGGTTTTTGAGCTGAATGAAAATCAGAAGAAAAGACTGAATGAGCTTGGATTTGAAATTGAAGATGATGAACTCATTATAACACGGTATTTTGACAGAAATGCTAAATCTAAGATTACAGTAAATGGCTCAAGGATGACTTTATCGAGATTAAAGGAACTTATGGTGAATATTATTGATTTAGTTGGGCAGCATGAGCATCAATTTCTTTTAAATAGTGATTATCATTTACATCTTTTAGATAGATTTTTAGATGATGAAGGGAAAATGCTTTTTAAAAAGATACGTGAAAATGTAAATAAAATAAAAAAATTAAATTTGCAAATAAGAAATATTGAAGAGGAAAAATCAAAAATTGCAGAAAAAAAAGATATTTTGGAATTTCAGCTTAATGAAATTAATAATCTTGAATTGAAGGAAAATGAAGATAATGAGCTGGAAGAAGAATATAAAATATTATTCAATGCAGGGAAAATTAGCGAAAAGCTGGAGGAAACATCACAATTTCTGAAGGAAGGAGAATTTTCAATTTTAACTGCACTTGGAAGAGCTAAAAGAAATTTAGAGCAGCTTTCAGATTTGTCAGAATCATATAGTGAGATTTATGAAAAAATTGAGTCTGTCTTGTATGAAGTTGAAGAGATATCCTATTCTGTGGATAATTTTGTTGGAGATGTTGAAATTGATGATGGAAAGCTGGAAAAAATTGTGGAAAGAATTGATGATATAAATAGGCTGAAATTAAAATACGGTTCAACAATTACTAAAATACTTGAGTTTAGGGATAAAATTGAGAAGGATTTGTCATTAGTTAATTTTGAAAATGAAGAGCTGGAAAATTTAAAAAATGAAAAAAGTGAACTTGTAAGCCAATATTTTCAAGATAGTGAAAAACTCGGCGAAATTCGTGCAAAGATTGCAGAAAATTTACAGAATACAATTGATGTTCAGCTGGATGACTTAAATATGGAAAATGCAAAATTTAAAGTGGAAATTACAAAAACTCAGGAAATAACAGCTCATGGAACAGATAATGCAGAATTTATGATTGCAACAAATGTGGGAGAAACATTTAAGCCACTTGCTAAAATAGCTTCAGGAGGGGAAATTTCACGTATAATGCTGGCTCTTAAAACTGTATTTTCAGTAGTTGATAATATTTCTGTGCTAATTTTTGATGAAATTGATACTGGGATTTCAGGTGAAACTGTGAGAAGAGTGGCGGAAAAATTAAGAGAGCTTTCAAGAAATACTCAAATTATATGTGTAACACATTCTCCGCAAATTGCAGGAAAGGCACAGCAGCAATTTTTTATTAAGAAGGAAATAGAAAACAACTTTACAGAAACAAAAGTGTATGAATTAAATACTGAAGAAAGAATAAGGGAAATTGCAAGAATCATTTCAGGAGACAATATTACAGAGGCATCTATTAATCACGCCAAGGAGATAATGGGATTATGGGACAAGAAAGTATTGGTATAGATAATCTGAAAAGGAAAAATCAAGAAAAGCAGGAAAAGAAAATAAAAAAAGATATATCTTTTGAAAATAAAATGCAAATTAGGGAATTTCTTGACTTTTTAAAATATGAAAAAGGAAGTTCCAAAAGTACAGCTGACGGATATAATCGTGATTTAGTACAGTTTTTTTTATTTGTTGAGAAAAATTATGATGAAATTGAAGAACGCAATGTTTTTGAATATATTGAATATATAAATGAAAAATTAAAGAGAAATTCAGTATCAAGGAAAGTTTCGACAATAAAGACGTTTTATAAGTTCTGTTATTTGAATAAGGCGGTGAAAAAAGATCCGGCAGGGATGGTAAAATCTTTAAAACGTGAGCATAGATCGCCTGAAATATTGACATTGGAAGAGATGAAAAAGATTATTGATAATTGTCCAAGTACGCCTGAAGGAATGCAAAATATGCTTATTATTAAATTTTTGATTGCAACAGGGGCTAGAATATCGGAAATTTTAAATTTAGAAATAAAAGATTTGGAAAATAAAGAATATGAATTTATTAAAGTGCTTGGAAAAGATTCAAAATATCGAATAGTACCAATTTATGACTATTTTGAAAATGAAATAAAAAACTATTTAGATGTTTATAGGTCAAAATTAAAAAATGCAAAAAACAGTTTTAAGATTTTTCCAAATACACGAAGGGAAAAATTTTGGAAGGATTTAAAAATTATTGCAAAAGATGCTAGAATTGAAAAAAATGTGTATCCACATATTTTTAAATATTCGATTGCTGCAATTTTGCTTGAGAATAGTGTTGATATAAGTATAGTTCAAGAAATACTGGGTCATGCTACTATTATAACAGCAGAAGTTTATCCGCATTTTGAAAAAGATGAATTAAAAATGATATATAATAATATAAAACTAGGAGATGACTAGAGGAATGAAAGAAAGAAGTGAATTGAGGAAGCAAAAGGATGAAAAATCAAAAATACTTATGATTACAGTTATAGCATATTTTTTATTTTTTATACTGACAAAAATGGAAATAATAACAGAATATTTAGGAATTATTGTACTAATTTTGTTATATATGTATGCTAATTATAATTTAATAAATATGTTTTTTACTAGTAAGAGAACTACTTTTAAAGTATATGCTTTTCTTTTACTGGAAGTTCTCTATCTGTTTACAGTAAATATTTCAATGTTAGGTGCAATTATATATATTGCATTATTTTCACTTTTAATTTTTTCAATAAGAAAAGATGAAGGAAGAGAAGAAATTCCTAAGATAACAAAATTTGTGAATATATTTTTAATATTTAAAGTTGTTTTTGTGTTATCAATGTTAATTTTTTAAATGGAATTTAGTATTGGTTTATAAATTTTAAGTTATTAATCATACTTGACACAAAAAGAAATTTAGAATTATTAAAAATAGATAAAAGTTGAAAAAATAGTTGAGAAATATATAAAAAAGTAGTATAATGAAAAAATATTGTAAATTAATGATTTAGATGAATTGGAGAAATAAAAATGGAAATTAACAGCGTTAGTAAAAATAGTGGGACAGATGTTATGAAATGTGTAGAAGATGTCACAGATAGAGCAGTTAATGCACAAGTTGAAAAAAATTTATTTCTTGGAGAATATAAAGAAAGAATTATAAAAGCTCTTACTTTTGAGGAAATAAAAGAAAAAGGGATTTATTATGAAATAGAAGAGGCTTTGGAAAATAAAGATGTGGCAAAAATGGTTATCTCACGTCATACTGATTTTGAAGCTATAAAAAAATATATTGAAATAGCTAAAAAGAAAAAAATACCATACAAAATGATTGATAATCTAGTTTGTTCTGGAGATATTGCACTTGTTGTTGTTGCAAAAGATGCGATTGTGCATGAAGCTGGAGATGAAATCATTATAACCTCAAAATTAGAAATGTGCCATTTAAAGCATTTGCCAGATGTGTATTATGAAGCAATGGAAAGTCCAATCTGTGATTTTCATTTAAATATAATAAAAGAAGAAATGCCTGAATATGCAAAAAATTATAAGGAACTGACTTTTATGGATAAATTATTTGGTTCAAAATGTCCAATATGTCAAAAATTAGGAGGAAAAAAACGTGGTTGATGGATTTAGAATAAAAGGAAAAACGCCATTAAATGGGGTAATTACAGTGAGCGGTGCTAAAAATGCCGCACTTCCAATAATTATAGCGACACTTGTTGCAAAAGGAGAGTATATTTTAAGAAATGTGCCAAACTTGAGAGATATTAGAGTAACAATGAGGCTGCTTGAAGATTTGGGAATGGAAACAGAAAAATTAGATGAAAACACTTATAAAATAGTAAATAATGGATTTAAAAGAACAGAAGCAAGTTATGAGATTGTAAAACAAATGAGAGCTTCATTTCTTGTAATGGGACCTATGATTGCAAATTTAGATGAAGCGGTTGTATCACTTCCTGGAGGATGTGCGATTGGTTCAAGACCTGTTGACTTGCACTTGAAGGGATTTGAACTGTTAGGAGCAGATATTACAAGGGTTCATGGATATGTACA
It encodes:
- a CDS encoding DUF956 family protein — translated: MAISMNTKVLFTTKANSLSGMIGNKNGDVLVGDKAFEFYNSRNPEDYIQIPWDEIVRVRAQLFFKDKYIRGFFIDTKSTGSYNFVVKNAGKTLKTMRDFLGNEKIVRNKPVLSLKRVFEWFGRKK
- a CDS encoding NAD(+)/NADH kinase; its protein translation is MEKLENSKVNKKNKVEKVRIIKSGYGNEDLLKDFYNYLKERNIQEVFGVEQADLIISLGGDGTMLIAAKEAIRGNIPVLAINMGSLGYLAEVKPQEAVQMMQDYENGNYKTEERSFLKVKYEDNVFYALNELVITKGGHEAHLIQVEVYSNDAFVNKYRADGIIVATPTGSTAYSLSAGGSIVHPGLNALTITPLAPQSLTARPIIVNGCEVLSFKATSRDDAVHLNIDGNQWFQIKKGDLISARISNKKVKIIKPVNSDYYSILRQKLKWGDSVL
- the recN gene encoding DNA repair protein RecN, yielding MLRELRLNNLAIIKNLDLEFNEKFIAMTGETGAGKSIILNGISLLIGERSHTDMIRNGAQSLFAEGVFELNENQKKRLNELGFEIEDDELIITRYFDRNAKSKITVNGSRMTLSRLKELMVNIIDLVGQHEHQFLLNSDYHLHLLDRFLDDEGKMLFKKIRENVNKIKKLNLQIRNIEEEKSKIAEKKDILEFQLNEINNLELKENEDNELEEEYKILFNAGKISEKLEETSQFLKEGEFSILTALGRAKRNLEQLSDLSESYSEIYEKIESVLYEVEEISYSVDNFVGDVEIDDGKLEKIVERIDDINRLKLKYGSTITKILEFRDKIEKDLSLVNFENEELENLKNEKSELVSQYFQDSEKLGEIRAKIAENLQNTIDVQLDDLNMENAKFKVEITKTQEITAHGTDNAEFMIATNVGETFKPLAKIASGGEISRIMLALKTVFSVVDNISVLIFDEIDTGISGETVRRVAEKLRELSRNTQIICVTHSPQIAGKAQQQFFIKKEIENNFTETKVYELNTEERIREIARIISGDNITEASINHAKEIMGLWDKKVLV
- a CDS encoding tyrosine-type recombinase/integrase, which produces MGQESIGIDNLKRKNQEKQEKKIKKDISFENKMQIREFLDFLKYEKGSSKSTADGYNRDLVQFFLFVEKNYDEIEERNVFEYIEYINEKLKRNSVSRKVSTIKTFYKFCYLNKAVKKDPAGMVKSLKREHRSPEILTLEEMKKIIDNCPSTPEGMQNMLIIKFLIATGARISEILNLEIKDLENKEYEFIKVLGKDSKYRIVPIYDYFENEIKNYLDVYRSKLKNAKNSFKIFPNTRREKFWKDLKIIAKDARIEKNVYPHIFKYSIAAILLENSVDISIVQEILGHATIITAEVYPHFEKDELKMIYNNIKLGDD
- a CDS encoding DUF1694 domain-containing protein; protein product: MEINSVSKNSGTDVMKCVEDVTDRAVNAQVEKNLFLGEYKERIIKALTFEEIKEKGIYYEIEEALENKDVAKMVISRHTDFEAIKKYIEIAKKKKIPYKMIDNLVCSGDIALVVVAKDAIVHEAGDEIIITSKLEMCHLKHLPDVYYEAMESPICDFHLNIIKEEMPEYAKNYKELTFMDKLFGSKCPICQKLGGKKRG